One window of Cohnella hashimotonis genomic DNA carries:
- a CDS encoding carbohydrate ABC transporter permease: MLLRQFYTGIPRELEDAVKMDGGGRWTIYSRVALPLSLPPLITALLLEFIGRWNDFFGPLLYLHEERLYPFALGLTSFTSQYGATPWPLVMAASTVETLPLLLIYFFAQTFMVKDLAVHALTRSERR, encoded by the coding sequence TTGTTGCTTCGCCAATTTTATACCGGCATCCCGCGCGAGCTGGAGGATGCGGTGAAAATGGACGGCGGCGGACGATGGACGATTTATAGCCGGGTTGCGCTCCCTCTGTCGCTGCCGCCGCTGATCACCGCGCTGCTGCTCGAGTTTATCGGCCGGTGGAACGACTTTTTCGGGCCGCTGCTTTATTTGCATGAGGAACGGCTGTACCCTTTCGCGCTCGGATTGACGAGCTTTACGTCGCAATATGGGGCCACGCCTTGGCCGCTCGTCATGGCAGCCTCGACCGTGGAGACTCTTCCGCTGCTGCTGATCTACTTTTTCGCGCAAACTTTTATGGTTAAAGACTTAGCCGTTCATGCGCTAACTCGATCCGAACGCCGATGA
- a CDS encoding cadherin-like beta sandwich domain-containing protein, producing the protein MSRNRLKKYAVMMLVFMLAAGMLPAGGSRAAGAAIVDQQSPGSPGGVWINADSGLTRYQTFTPAVTGSLSAVELSLDASGSGDIIVYLYRESDRSAPLATARTGMSSGWVTFDFSGASPYLTKNTMYRLAVTTEYGGYNGVMWSIAGGDPYPRGASNSYGYDFGFRTYMVADESTSADYSEIEVGDARLLADGASQTSVTVRLKDAQGDARTSGGEAVVISSTRGTIGETTDNLDGTYTATLTADTTLGTAIVSAGVDGSPLTSTASVQFVEGDVSPSRSAVTAGGTSIRADGSSTLSIFATLKDDYDHPLAGREVTLEADGGESDIEAVNGTTDASGTAEFKVSNLAMEEVTYSAKDAESGLTLDGTVKISFLYDQPPSIRIRVTPEAPTYNEVFVWPGASAYGEYNEIADMKWAKGSHPLSYFPSGGRTLGEGFWVGENGIYTVYAVDTAGNASVKEVDIQNILRKSSDAALSAWTITGNGAAIPFDFEAGKTDYTVQVATSVDSLKMALTASSAYADITLNGSAIDSDAESGEFPLTPGDNTFEIVVEAQDGTVRTYTLNVVREQPMSGDAALSAWTITGNGAAIPFDFEAGKTDYAVQVATSVDSLKMVLSASNAYAGIAVNGSPIGSGFESAALPLAVGNNTFEIAVKAQDGTVRTYTLNVVRAEPTTIPVDNGGTGSVNPDMPVDLIVNETVFPWMAFLKKEADGKKSIEARLDLDRVTQVISRSGPGSAAFAFVVKEEADRYTLRLSADAAVRLAERTADVTFQTSLGRYKLPFAEAMRDESRWADEPASELLVVLERSAITADMKKEADAGGFRLVGEPVDFGLYVKHRGATFKMDSSNRFITGLLNVPADAADVSTAMRWDGGRFRPVPTAFTAQNGQGTAVFRSLTHGTFILAAQTFSLTDLEGHWAKSEIRDMTGRMIVNGFEGGRFMPRSVVTRAELAVMLAKALGLPKVEEASVFRDVKAGSWYKEEVSAVHAYGLMDGIGEDAFGPDRQVSREEAIVTMIRALRLALGAEKLDSLRKQAEMGTFADSSFISSRAVEEVRTAVGIGLVKGEGGKLNPQQPLSRAVTAVLLYRMLLLSGMLGGDS; encoded by the coding sequence ATGAGCAGAAATCGGCTCAAGAAGTATGCGGTTATGATGCTGGTCTTTATGCTGGCGGCAGGCATGCTGCCGGCCGGGGGCTCCCGAGCCGCGGGAGCGGCGATTGTGGATCAACAATCGCCGGGCAGCCCAGGGGGCGTATGGATCAATGCGGATTCCGGACTGACGCGTTATCAGACCTTTACGCCGGCAGTAACCGGCAGTTTGAGTGCGGTGGAATTGAGTCTGGATGCGTCGGGATCGGGTGATATCATCGTCTACCTCTATCGAGAAAGCGATCGTTCCGCGCCGCTGGCAACGGCACGCACCGGAATGAGCTCGGGCTGGGTAACCTTCGATTTCTCCGGGGCGTCTCCTTATCTGACGAAGAATACAATGTACAGATTAGCGGTGACGACGGAGTATGGCGGATACAATGGCGTGATGTGGAGCATTGCCGGCGGCGATCCGTATCCGCGTGGAGCGTCGAATTCGTATGGGTATGACTTCGGCTTCCGGACCTATATGGTGGCGGATGAGTCTACCTCTGCCGACTACAGTGAGATCGAGGTTGGGGACGCGCGGCTGCTCGCGGACGGCGCCAGCCAGACGAGCGTCACCGTTCGTCTGAAGGATGCGCAGGGCGACGCTCGGACGAGCGGCGGAGAAGCCGTGGTCATCTCCTCGACGCGGGGAACGATCGGCGAGACCACGGACAACCTTGACGGCACGTATACGGCGACGCTGACGGCGGATACGACGTTGGGGACGGCGATCGTGAGCGCCGGCGTCGATGGCAGCCCATTAACGTCGACGGCCTCCGTCCAATTTGTTGAAGGCGATGTGAGCCCTTCCCGTTCCGCCGTCACGGCCGGAGGCACTTCCATACGAGCGGATGGCAGCAGCACGCTGTCCATATTCGCGACGCTCAAGGATGATTATGATCATCCGCTGGCAGGCAGGGAAGTGACGCTCGAAGCGGACGGCGGCGAATCGGATATTGAAGCCGTGAACGGAACGACCGATGCAAGCGGTACTGCCGAATTTAAGGTCAGCAATCTTGCGATGGAAGAAGTGACTTATTCGGCCAAGGACGCGGAGAGCGGTCTGACGCTGGACGGAACGGTCAAGATTTCGTTTCTGTACGATCAGCCTCCTTCGATCCGAATTCGCGTGACGCCGGAAGCGCCTACGTATAATGAAGTGTTTGTATGGCCGGGCGCTTCCGCGTATGGCGAATACAACGAAATTGCCGACATGAAGTGGGCGAAGGGCAGCCACCCGCTTTCTTATTTTCCATCGGGCGGCCGAACGCTCGGAGAAGGGTTCTGGGTCGGAGAGAACGGCATCTATACGGTCTATGCCGTCGATACGGCAGGCAATGCCAGCGTCAAGGAAGTCGACATCCAAAATATTTTGAGGAAGAGCAGCGACGCAGCTTTAAGCGCATGGACGATTACGGGGAATGGCGCTGCGATCCCGTTCGATTTCGAAGCCGGCAAGACGGACTACACGGTGCAAGTCGCGACGTCCGTCGACAGCTTGAAAATGGCGCTGACCGCTTCCAGTGCGTACGCGGACATTACCCTGAACGGCAGCGCGATCGACAGCGATGCCGAATCCGGGGAATTTCCGCTGACGCCAGGCGACAATACGTTCGAGATTGTCGTAGAAGCGCAGGACGGCACCGTTCGGACGTATACGCTGAACGTCGTTCGCGAGCAGCCGATGAGCGGCGATGCAGCTTTAAGCGCATGGACGATTACGGGGAATGGCGCAGCGATCCCGTTCGATTTTGAAGCCGGCAAGACGGACTATGCGGTGCAAGTCGCGACGTCCGTCGACAGCTTGAAAATGGTGCTGTCCGCCTCCAATGCCTATGCGGGCATCGCGGTCAACGGCAGTCCGATAGGCAGCGGCTTTGAATCTGCCGCGCTTCCGCTGGCCGTAGGAAACAATACGTTCGAGATCGCCGTAAAAGCGCAGGACGGTACTGTCCGGACGTATACGCTAAACGTGGTTCGCGCGGAACCGACTACGATACCGGTCGATAATGGCGGCACAGGTTCGGTGAATCCGGACATGCCGGTCGATCTGATTGTCAATGAGACCGTATTCCCGTGGATGGCTTTCTTGAAAAAGGAGGCGGACGGGAAAAAGTCGATTGAAGCAAGGCTTGATCTGGACCGCGTCACTCAGGTCATTTCCCGGTCAGGACCGGGAAGCGCGGCGTTCGCGTTTGTCGTGAAGGAGGAAGCGGATCGCTATACGCTGCGCCTGTCGGCAGACGCAGCCGTTCGTCTGGCTGAAAGAACGGCGGACGTGACGTTCCAGACTTCACTAGGTCGATATAAGCTGCCTTTTGCGGAAGCGATGCGCGACGAATCCCGTTGGGCGGATGAGCCGGCTTCGGAGCTGCTGGTCGTGCTTGAACGCAGCGCGATTACGGCCGATATGAAGAAGGAGGCAGACGCGGGCGGTTTCCGTTTGGTAGGGGAGCCGGTTGATTTTGGACTGTATGTCAAGCACCGCGGGGCTACATTTAAGATGGACTCTTCTAATCGGTTTATAACTGGCCTTCTGAATGTGCCGGCTGATGCTGCAGACGTATCGACGGCGATGCGCTGGGACGGCGGGCGCTTCCGTCCTGTCCCGACGGCATTTACGGCGCAGAACGGGCAGGGTACGGCTGTATTTCGCAGCTTGACCCATGGCACCTTCATACTGGCGGCTCAGACTTTCTCGCTGACGGATCTTGAAGGCCACTGGGCGAAAAGCGAGATTCGCGACATGACGGGGCGGATGATCGTCAATGGATTTGAAGGAGGCCGATTCATGCCTCGCTCCGTCGTCACCCGCGCAGAATTGGCCGTGATGCTTGCAAAAGCGTTGGGCCTGCCTAAGGTTGAAGAAGCTTCGGTCTTCCGCGACGTAAAAGCGGGAAGCTGGTACAAAGAAGAAGTGTCGGCCGTACACGCTTACGGATTAATGGACGGAATCGGGGAGGACGCCTTCGGCCCTGATCGGCAGGTATCCCGGGAAGAAGCGATCGTGACGATGATCCGAGCGCTGCGGCTGGCGCTGGGGGCGGAAAAACTCGATTCCTTGCGCAAGCAGGCGGAAATGGGAACGTTCGCCGACAGTAGCTTTATCAGCAGTAGGGCGGTCGAGGAGGTTCGAACGGCCGTCGGAATCGGACTGGTGAAGGGAGAAGGAGGCAAGCTTAACCCGCAGCAGCCTTTGTCGCGTGCCGTTACGGCCGTGCTGCTCTATCGGATGCTGCTTCTGAGCGGGATGCTCGGCGGAGACAGTTAA
- a CDS encoding O-acetyl-ADP-ribose deacetylase — MEKTFNGAELEVVQGDITLSAMACIVNAANTSLLGGGGVDGAIHRAGGRRILDECVRIRSERGGCPVGEAVITTGGNLKAKHVIHTVGPVWNGGKSGEAEKLGNCYSSALRLAEQHGIESLSFPNISTGIYGYPKDKAADVAIEAVTGELARKHAFERIQFVCFDRENYDLYVERIGAL, encoded by the coding sequence TTAACGGCGCAGAATTAGAGGTCGTGCAGGGGGACATCACGCTATCCGCCATGGCATGCATCGTGAATGCGGCGAATACCAGCTTGCTGGGCGGCGGCGGCGTGGACGGAGCGATTCATCGCGCCGGCGGGAGAAGAATACTGGACGAGTGCGTGCGCATTCGAAGCGAACGGGGCGGGTGCCCTGTCGGCGAGGCCGTCATCACAACAGGGGGCAACTTAAAGGCCAAGCACGTGATTCATACGGTGGGGCCGGTCTGGAATGGCGGCAAGAGCGGCGAAGCCGAGAAGCTGGGCAATTGCTACAGTAGCGCGCTTCGCCTGGCCGAACAGCATGGGATCGAGAGCCTTTCTTTTCCGAATATCAGCACGGGCATCTACGGTTATCCCAAAGACAAAGCCGCCGATGTAGCGATCGAGGCCGTCACCGGCGAATTGGCGCGCAAACATGCGTTTGAGCGGATTCAGTTCGTGTGCTTCGATCGCGAGAACTACGACTTGTACGTGGAACGGATCGGGGCGCTGTGA
- a CDS encoding AAA family ATPase, whose amino-acid sequence MERPTSIDEMITLRDYMNERTVVHPNEFHGIARALAACLAEFHQGRMLHLDLCPERIMISGDGRKAYLIDSEYSVRRSDRGGVRPAGPGLSLAALPYCSPENTGRMQRAVDERSDLYALGVIFYQMLAGRLPFRGDNRLEWIYRHLAQSPPRIVELQPQVPDGLEAMIMKLLDKNPDNRYPNAGSLLADLDRMERARDTFGSGRGFHGREHELSVLNDAFLSACLGSTEMVYISGEPGIGKTRLVEELFRNQLQQRRFFYITGKFEQISSESPYQPIVQAFRGLIRHLAGEKAEQTAEWARKLRIALGSNAGIIAEMIPEAGLLLGDLPAAAGPQTLEPHKRFLYAFRKFVQALASREHPLVLFIDDLQWANASSLQLIHALLSDPESQYLLLVCAYRDAETDTRKLPGYEQDGSATEQTFVRHLRLARLSLEQMNAIVTETLNSPADATLPLTELLYRQANGNPFHFHQILLRLQDERTLRYKPERREWDWELGRMIEQGLRYAVTDLVQHKLNRLSVHARALLEAASCVGSSFHPALIASVAGRGTDDARLEWSAIEAEGMIVSSDTGRYRFAHDSIQRTIYDGIEETSRQALHIKIGRSIQGKESAYGCSSFDAIHHLNRGSRLISHGPELLRLAELNLEAGKRAKSSSAYDIALEHLAKGMSLLPPNAWEEQFELHFELHAQQAECQFLCGNYGQSEQLIDLLLVRARNPRERSRVQMIRIMLYINQGKYLESTALGLHSLRELHISIPAKPGKLTLIREGLRIESLLRNRYERLAQLEEMSDPGRIAAMNLIFAIIPSTFFTDKNIFFLLICRAIQLSLEYGNTPMSAAIYSAYGMVLGQAMGKYEKGYAIGKIGMELSKRYGVRAVQSKTYTIFGGVLSQFAGSARDGESYLAEALRFGMESGDYVFASYAIGAHVNSLYTRAPLHELTRTIADYMTVLDTTNDEFVRQNFFLYQQFILALKGETDAPDSFSGGGFDEDAYLGRIRIEETSATSLFQYHAYKTQLCYLLGRYDEAIIWAGQAEPYKAYASHLPHLPECLLYESLAACSLPTRAQKLSQRLSRNIRRFARWAQWSPDNYKTRFDLLQAEYARIRHEYQEAEILYERAIREAREQGDVPIQSLACELAARHFERRGSSKTAQFYRKLAIEGYRQWGITIKTDSLERHASVADERHNPRTATALAGSAMAAGVATSAHEPNQATVSASIDPDNIDLAAILRTSQANSNQMDMDAVLAEIIGTIVRHAGASKGALLTGGDDDLYVLAYADMDAQTAATDKLSEADSPLLPEGVIRYVLRTQESVRYGGEEDSWLIHNPYVAKHRPQSILCLPVTVHGNMLGALYLENRLAADVFAADREPVLLAMSSHGLFLSMLQRPAKPSSAEDALSGEDAPSSHEMDEPLTDRELEVLALLAKGLSNKEIADQLIIAMSTVKVHVKHIFAKLKVNRRTKAAALAKELHLIEKN is encoded by the coding sequence ATGGAACGGCCGACATCAATCGACGAAATGATCACGCTTAGGGACTATATGAACGAACGGACCGTTGTTCATCCAAATGAATTTCACGGCATCGCGAGAGCGCTGGCTGCCTGCTTGGCAGAATTCCATCAAGGTCGGATGCTGCATCTCGACCTGTGCCCCGAGCGAATTATGATCTCGGGAGACGGACGAAAGGCTTATCTGATCGATTCGGAATATAGCGTGCGGCGCTCCGATCGCGGCGGAGTCCGACCGGCAGGGCCGGGGCTGTCGCTTGCGGCGCTCCCCTACTGCTCGCCGGAAAATACGGGGAGGATGCAAAGAGCCGTCGACGAGCGAAGCGACTTGTACGCCCTGGGCGTCATTTTTTATCAAATGCTTGCCGGCCGACTGCCTTTCCGCGGAGACAACCGGCTGGAGTGGATCTACCGGCACCTCGCCCAGAGTCCGCCGCGAATCGTAGAATTGCAGCCTCAGGTTCCCGACGGCCTCGAGGCCATGATCATGAAGCTGCTGGATAAGAACCCGGACAATCGCTACCCTAACGCCGGGTCTCTGCTCGCCGATCTGGACCGCATGGAACGCGCCCGGGATACGTTCGGCAGCGGGCGCGGTTTTCACGGCCGAGAGCACGAGCTGTCCGTGTTGAACGATGCCTTCCTCTCCGCATGTTTGGGATCGACAGAGATGGTATATATATCCGGCGAACCGGGAATCGGCAAGACAAGACTGGTCGAAGAGCTGTTCCGCAATCAGCTGCAGCAGCGTCGTTTCTTTTACATAACGGGCAAGTTCGAGCAAATTTCCAGCGAAAGTCCCTATCAGCCCATCGTCCAGGCTTTCCGCGGGCTGATTCGTCATTTGGCGGGCGAGAAGGCCGAGCAGACTGCCGAGTGGGCCCGCAAGCTGCGTATCGCGCTGGGCTCCAATGCCGGCATCATTGCGGAAATGATCCCCGAAGCGGGTTTATTGCTGGGCGATCTGCCGGCGGCAGCGGGTCCGCAGACTCTTGAGCCCCACAAGCGGTTCCTCTACGCATTCCGTAAATTCGTACAGGCGCTGGCTTCCAGAGAGCATCCGCTCGTCCTGTTCATTGACGACCTGCAGTGGGCGAACGCCTCTTCGCTTCAGCTGATACACGCGCTGCTGAGCGATCCCGAAAGCCAGTATTTGTTGCTGGTGTGCGCCTATCGGGATGCGGAGACGGACACCCGCAAGCTTCCCGGCTATGAGCAAGACGGCAGTGCTACTGAGCAAACCTTCGTTCGCCATCTGCGCCTGGCCCGGCTAAGTCTGGAGCAGATGAATGCGATTGTGACGGAAACGCTGAACAGTCCGGCGGATGCCACTCTGCCCTTGACGGAGCTGCTGTATCGCCAAGCGAACGGCAATCCGTTTCATTTTCATCAAATTCTGCTCCGTCTGCAGGACGAACGCACGCTGCGCTACAAGCCTGAGCGACGGGAATGGGATTGGGAACTGGGAAGGATGATCGAGCAGGGGCTTCGCTATGCCGTAACGGATCTGGTTCAGCATAAGCTGAACCGCCTGTCCGTTCATGCGCGCGCGCTGCTCGAAGCCGCATCCTGCGTCGGTAGCAGCTTCCACCCTGCCCTGATCGCAAGCGTCGCAGGACGCGGGACGGACGATGCTCGCCTGGAATGGTCCGCCATTGAAGCCGAAGGGATGATCGTCTCCTCGGATACGGGACGATATCGATTCGCGCACGACAGCATCCAGCGGACGATCTACGACGGGATCGAAGAGACTTCCAGACAAGCGCTTCATATCAAGATCGGTAGGAGCATACAAGGAAAGGAGTCAGCTTACGGATGCAGCTCGTTCGACGCGATCCATCATCTGAATCGGGGATCGCGTCTTATCTCGCACGGCCCGGAGCTGCTCCGCCTGGCCGAACTGAATCTGGAGGCCGGGAAACGCGCCAAGTCTTCCTCCGCCTACGATATCGCGCTCGAGCATCTTGCCAAAGGCATGTCTCTCCTTCCGCCGAACGCTTGGGAGGAGCAGTTCGAGCTCCATTTCGAGCTTCATGCCCAGCAGGCCGAGTGTCAATTTCTATGCGGGAATTACGGCCAATCCGAACAGCTGATCGACCTGCTGCTCGTTCGGGCGCGCAATCCGCGCGAACGCAGCCGCGTCCAGATGATTCGGATCATGCTCTACATCAACCAGGGCAAATATTTGGAGAGCACTGCGCTAGGCCTTCACAGCCTTCGCGAGCTTCATATTTCGATTCCGGCCAAGCCTGGCAAGCTTACGCTGATACGCGAAGGATTGCGTATCGAGTCCTTGCTGCGCAACCGGTACGAGCGTCTCGCTCAACTGGAGGAAATGTCCGACCCCGGGCGGATAGCGGCGATGAACCTCATTTTCGCCATTATTCCCTCCACCTTTTTCACGGACAAAAATATTTTTTTCTTGTTGATCTGCAGAGCCATCCAGCTGTCCCTCGAATATGGGAACACGCCGATGTCGGCCGCGATCTATTCCGCTTACGGCATGGTGCTTGGCCAAGCCATGGGCAAATACGAAAAAGGATATGCGATCGGCAAAATCGGCATGGAGTTGTCCAAGCGCTACGGCGTCCGCGCCGTACAGAGCAAAACGTACACGATCTTTGGCGGCGTCCTGTCCCAATTCGCGGGGAGCGCTCGGGACGGCGAGTCATATTTGGCCGAGGCGCTCCGGTTCGGCATGGAGTCGGGCGACTACGTCTTCGCCAGCTATGCGATCGGCGCGCATGTTAATTCGCTGTATACGAGAGCGCCGCTGCATGAACTGACCCGCACGATTGCCGACTATATGACCGTACTGGACACGACGAACGATGAGTTCGTCCGGCAGAACTTTTTCCTGTATCAACAATTTATTCTCGCCCTTAAGGGGGAGACAGATGCGCCGGATTCCTTCAGTGGCGGCGGCTTTGACGAAGACGCCTATCTCGGCCGGATCCGCATAGAGGAGACTTCGGCTACGTCGCTGTTCCAATACCATGCCTACAAGACACAGCTCTGTTATCTGTTAGGCCGGTACGACGAGGCGATAATATGGGCCGGTCAGGCGGAGCCTTACAAAGCGTATGCCTCCCATCTGCCTCATCTGCCGGAATGCCTGCTCTACGAATCGCTGGCCGCTTGTTCTCTGCCGACACGCGCGCAGAAGCTGTCTCAGCGGTTGTCGCGCAACATTCGCCGCTTCGCCCGATGGGCGCAGTGGAGTCCCGACAATTACAAGACGCGGTTTGACCTTCTCCAGGCCGAATACGCAAGAATTCGTCACGAATATCAAGAGGCCGAGATCCTCTATGAACGGGCCATCCGCGAAGCGCGCGAACAGGGCGACGTGCCGATCCAAAGCCTGGCCTGCGAGCTGGCCGCTCGCCACTTCGAACGGCGCGGCAGTTCGAAGACGGCTCAATTTTATCGGAAGCTTGCGATCGAGGGATACCGGCAGTGGGGGATCACGATCAAGACGGACTCGCTAGAGCGGCATGCGTCTGTCGCCGACGAACGGCATAACCCCCGGACAGCGACGGCCCTTGCCGGATCCGCGATGGCCGCCGGGGTAGCGACGTCGGCGCATGAGCCGAACCAGGCTACCGTCAGCGCAAGCATCGATCCGGATAACATCGATCTCGCCGCGATATTGAGAACGAGCCAGGCGAATTCGAACCAGATGGATATGGACGCCGTACTGGCCGAGATCATCGGGACGATCGTCCGGCATGCCGGAGCCAGCAAAGGCGCGCTGCTGACCGGCGGAGACGACGATCTTTACGTGCTGGCCTATGCGGATATGGATGCGCAGACCGCAGCAACGGACAAGCTGTCCGAAGCCGATTCCCCGCTGCTCCCGGAAGGCGTCATCCGGTATGTCCTTCGTACCCAGGAAAGCGTCCGTTACGGCGGAGAAGAGGATAGCTGGCTTATCCATAATCCATATGTCGCCAAGCATAGACCGCAGTCCATTCTCTGCCTCCCTGTCACCGTTCATGGCAATATGCTGGGGGCGCTCTATTTGGAAAACCGGCTGGCCGCCGACGTATTCGCGGCAGACAGAGAGCCGGTCTTATTGGCCATGTCGTCTCACGGACTATTTCTGTCCATGCTGCAGCGCCCAGCGAAGCCTTCCTCCGCGGAAGACGCGCTCTCCGGCGAGGATGCGCCGTCATCGCACGAGATGGACGAGCCCCTTACGGATCGCGAGCTTGAGGTGCTCGCTCTCCTGGCAAAGGGACTTTCCAACAAAGAAATCGCCGATCAGCTCATTATCGCGATGAGTACGGTGAAGGTGCACGTCAAGCATATCTTCGCCAAATTAAAGGTAAACCGGCGGACCAAGGCGGCCGCGTTAGCCAAGGAACTGCACCTCATCGAAAAAAATTAG